DNA from Phragmites australis chromosome 16, lpPhrAust1.1, whole genome shotgun sequence:
cttctatTCCCCGTACCACCAAATGGTCTCCACCATGctgagagtaaagcaaattaatcAGCTAGATCCATTCCATACTACGCTTGTCATTGTACTGTTAACTCAAAATGagcgctccacaaaccggtccttagatttgagcaagtcTACCACAAACCCAACCATACAACCTGTACCGGTCTCATCCAACTATTTACTCAAATCCTAATTCAATGTCGCTACACAAATtagattatcttttttttatcataattgcATATGATCATTATAATATTCAGTTGAGTCCTTATCATGATCACCGTCATgtcaaagcaaggctaagcatcatctactcTTCCATAATCAAAACCATGGCTATTCCTAgtaatattattagcatgcatgtttgtcaaacaaaatattttaaaaattgggATCAACATGGTCAAGGACACAACTTGCCAACACaaaactcagttgggtcttcaaatgTTTGGTCCTGAAGCccttctagctccttcaaaaCATTGGTATCTGCTCGCGAACATAACCAAAAAAAGCAACACATAAAccccaagatccaaaaagaaccaaatagcacacaacaatcagcatcacacacaagatcacaTTTTTCCGGGAATTTTGGAGAAAGAACAGGTCAAATCGAGGCTACAGTTGATAAGTTATGACTTCTGAAAGATTAAGATAAGACAAAAAGATTAActatagatgaaattatgtgattagaattttttctagatttttttggaGCAGCCTATGATTTTCTGGGACTTTCTAGGGTTTCTCTAAAAGTTATTAGCATTTACTTGGATTattaaactatataaaaacattaaacagaattaataaacattattaaacttATTATCAGACTAATCCTatttagaaaaattattttataccAGAAAACATATCTATTGGAATTATTTAACTAAAGAAAACATTAAATAGATTTAATAATCATTTATTTATGAAAGAGAAACGTTATTGAAATTGTTCTcaaattatttattatttattaactATTTAGAAGATTTATTAGAATTAAGCTATCACTGAAAATTATTTACCagatttattttaataaaaataaacatctaacaacctttaaaaaattaaattctaaTTAACAGAATTATTGAAATTATTTTACTACTATAAAACATGTTTTATTGTGTCAGCAGAAGACTTATATGACATCAGCAGCacattaaaataaaataaaagagaatGTTGACTGGGCAACTGACTAGACAGGACACGTTAACATCTGCGCTGAGGTGGCACTGCCACATAGGCTGGAAAGTGATGACATGACCCTGCTGAGATGTCAGGGGCTAGATCTTGGTCTCATTAAATCGGAATCACAGGTAGGTGATCCGACAGCCAACGCATCGAAGGAATATGTTTTTGATCTAATCCGGACAGCAAAACTCAAATCCTACGGTGGACATCTCACATGTTTCCTCTCCGACACAGCAGGAGGCCTTGGGCATCGAGGAGCTCCACAAGGCATGGGCGACAATTtgtggtggctagggtttttgaGCATCGTGGACAGGGGTATCCAGCGTCATATCCATGATAATAGTTTGGGGAAAACGATCGGATGCATAGGGGGGTTGCCCTAGGCGCCTTTTATAGCCAGGAATGAGGTAGAGTTCGAGTTTGATTCACCTAGGGTTTTTAAAGCCCGGTGGCAATGGAGTTCGAATAGAGCTCGAGTCCGTCGTTTCTGAACACCAAATCCTTGGGTATATCATGTGGAATTGGTAAAGGAACAAAGACGAACTCCTTCGAGACATTCTAGAAGATCCTCCCTTTGATTACGACTCGGATTTGACTCTGTGGGGCTGCTGTCAAGTTAAAATCGAACAGGACACAGTGCTCGACTAGAGGAAGAAGACATGCCTGACCAGTGGGCCTGTGATGCAACTGCTCAAAGGGATGGGTGATGCAGCTCAAGTCGGTGCGGCCGAGTTAGGCCGTCGAGGCAAATTTGGCCCAAGTGcgcaaagggggggggggggagtttgaGTTCGGTGCGACTTAGATTGAGAAGAGAGGGGGAGGTGAGAGCGAGCCAAGAAGGAAGAATTGGGCTACGGCTTTTGATCAATTGGCCTGAGCAGAAGGACGGCTACGGACCAAAGGGGGAAAGCGAGCAGGCCACGGAAAGACAAAGGAGGTGAGCTAGGCTAGAAATGGTTTCAACCCAGGGCTTCCAACAagagttccttttctttttcttttctctttcatgTACTTCTACATGCAGTTACTTATAcaatgtatatgtatatatggtGCATATATATTATACTATTAAGCACgtaattatatacatatatatatatatatatatgtatgtattcaaGCAACTCCACAAtcgacaaatatatatatatatatcaaacatTTGCAAACAAAATTAATATCATAGGAGGAGACCTCAATGGCCACGTGGGTACATCTAACACAGGTTTCGAGGGGGTGCATGGGAGCTTTGGTTATGGAAGCAGaatcaagaaggagaggatgtCTTAAGCTTTGCTCTAGCCTATGACATGATCGTAGCTAACACCCTCTTTAAAAAAAGGGAATCCCATCTAGTGACCTTTAGTAGTGGCCAACACTCTAGCCAGATCGATTTCGTCCTCTCGAGAAGAGAAGACAGGCGTGCTTGCCTAGATTGTAAGGTGATATCTGGAGAGAGTGTTGTCCCTCAACATAAGCTTTTGGTGGCTGACTTCCGCTTCCGGATACGTGTCCAGCGGGATAAGCGCGCTAAAGTCGCTAAAACGAAGTGGTGGAAGCTCAGGGGGGAAGCGGCTCAAGCTTTCAAGGAGAGGGTAATTAAGGAGGGCTCTTGGGAGGAAGGAGGTGATGCAAACAATACGTGGATAAAGATGGCGACTTGCATTCGGAAGGTGGCTTCCGAGGAGTTTGGGGTGACGAGGGGAAGTAGAAGCGAAGCGAAAGATacctggtggtggaacgaggatgtccagaaggctatcaaggagaagaaagaatgtttcaAACGCCTACACTTGGACAAGAGTGTTGACAACGTAGAAAAGTACAAGGTGGCGAAGAAGACCGCAAAGCGAGCAGTGAGTGAAGCAAGAGATCGGGCGTATGAGGACCTCTATCAGCGGTTAAACAcgaaggaaggggaaagggacatctataagatggccaagatccgtgagaggaagacgagggatgtcaaccaagtcaaatgcatcaaggatgggacagatcgacttctggtgaaggaagatgagattaagaataaatggcgagagtacttcgaccagctgttcaatggaggaggtgagagctCTTCCATTGAGCTGGACGACTGCTTTGATGATGCCAACAGGCGTTTTGTACGAAGGATTCAGGAGTTTGAGATCAAGGAggctttaaaaaggatgaaaggaggcaaggcaatgggccctgatggtatccctattgaggtgtggagatgccttggagacatagcaattgtatggctaactaagcttttcaacctcattttttgggcAAACAAGATACCCGAAAAATGGAGGcggagtatattagtaccaatcttcaagaataagagGGATATTTaaagttgtactaattaccgtgggattaatctgatgagccatacgatgaagctatgggagagagtcattgaacaccgcttacgaagaatgacaagcgtgaccaaaaatcagtttggtttcatgcctgggaggtcgaccatggaagctatcttcttggtacgacaacttatggagagatacaaggagcaaaagaaggacttgcatatggtgttcattgacttagaaaaggcctacgataagatactgcggaatgttatgtggtgggccttggagaagcacaaagtcccaacaaagtatattacccttatcaaggatatgtacgataatgttgtgacaagtgttcggacaagcaatggtgacaccaatgattttccaattagaataggactgcaccaagggtcagctttgagcccttatctttttgctttggtgatggatgaggtcacaagggatatacaaggtgatatcccatagtgtatgctctttgcagatgatgtggtgctagtcgacgatagtcggacgggggtaaatggaaagttggagctgtagagacagaccttggagtcgaagggttttaggcttagtagaactaaaactgagtacatgaggtgcgattttagtactactaggcacgaggaggatgaggtttgccttgacgggcaAGTGATACCTCAGAAAGATACatttcgatatttggggtcgatgctgcagaaggatggtgaaatcgatgaagatgtgagccatcgaatcaaagccggatggatgaagtggtgccaagcttccggcgtcctctgcgacaagagagtaccacagaagctaaaaggcaggttctataggacggcaattagacctgcgatgttgtatggcgcagaatgttggccaactaaaaagCAACATGTCCAAtggttgagtgtagcggagatgcgcatgctgagatggatgtgtggccacacaagaaaggatcgggttcggaatgatgacatacgtgatagagttggtgtagtACCAATTGAAGataagcttgtccaacatcgtttgagatggtttgggcatatacaacgcaggccctcagaagcgtctatacatagcggaagaataaagcgtgcggataatgtcaagagaggtcgaggtagaccaaacttgacatgggaggagtctgtaaagaggaaTCTGAAggactggaatatcaccaaagaactagccatggacaggggtgcgtggaagttagctatctacatgccagagccatgactagacttgcaagatcttatgggtttcatctctagcctaccccaacttgtttgggactgaaaggctttgttgttgttgttgttgttgttgttggtgtgtgtacttatatgtatatatacttatatgtatatatacttgttTAGATTTTAGATTATCctattctcttttattttcttttgtaatagaatattttttatgtCGAAAATTGGGCTGTTACAATTAATCACCTTTAAGAAGCATCACTTtgaagcatagttctattcATATCATGCATGTATTCGTAAACTAACCATAGATACCTCCAGTAACTAACAAAAAGTTGTCATGCACTTTTGGACATTTCACAAGATCTCCAAAAGACAACTTCGATCATAAATTTTCATTGTAATATACTTTTATAGCTTAAGAAAATCGTGATACTATGAAAGCACTTTTCAAGATAAATATAAATGTACCTTCATATGGCCAGTCTAAACATAACATCCATAAGATATTGCTGGTTGTTGGTCAAAGTTAAAATGTTTTTGCTGCATCCATTCTAGGAAACCACCAGAGGGAGAAATTCATTGAAACCTTTGGGAACAGGATCAAGTCATGAAAAgtcatcatttttttattttatgcttTTGAGATGGATAGATACATTATCCCAATTAATTGGAGGCAGAATAGGGAGTTGAACATACCCTCCAACAGAACTAGTTTTTGGAAACCCATCTGCAGTGACCAGTCCACCAATGTGATTATCGCCTTTAATTGACCTAGTTCTCCTCGAAAGTGGTTGCATGCTATTTACTAAGCGACCAGTAGCTAGAGAAGTTGGTACTTCCTCACTGTCAACCATGCTTATAGTCACCGAGCTGCAAGAGAAAATCTTGGAAATGAACTGACCGATGATGGAATTGCAGGAAATAGTCGCTTGATGCATAATTTTAATCATTACCAAACGAATTAACAAGAAGTTACATTAAAAGGAGATTTTCAGTGCAGAACAGATAGTCACCAGTGCTGACACCATTATAATGAAGTGAATGTGTTATAGCAAGCAACTATACAAAATAAGAAGTAAGATGGCTACAGTCTAAAGAAACAACTGACATCATCAAAGCGACTAAAAGAGAGCAAATCTTACCTATATTCTCCATTGTTGTACAAATGGCCATGCAGTTCTTccaaaattttgtaaaacagtACACCTCGCAGCTTTGTTAGATCAGAACGAACATCTTGAAGAGCACCTACCTTTAAAATTCTGTTAGCTTGTGATATTGCTATGGTGAAAGAAGAATATGTGCAAGCTCATGATAGGAAAAACAGTTGTCTTGAACTACAGACCACATGTAGAAGGACAACAAAACCCAAACGGCGTAGAATAACGACCTTAACTAATAAACCTCTGAAATATGTTCCATCATCACTTTGGAAAAAAGTGTGCGCCATATCAAGAAGTCAAGATATCATAATTTGAAAGTTAAATCTATTTAATGATTTAATCACCACACAATGGTGCTGAGCTAAAGTTTGAACAAACTCATTAAGATAAGCTTATCAAATTAAACCATGAGTTAGAATATCTACCCATCCATATGAGATTTTGGTAAATCAGGCTCTATCTATCCAGTCGTCACGGAAAGTTAATAAAATTCTCATCTATACTAGCTTACTAACTTCAATAATTGCAATTCTTAACATGTTCGTCACTGCTATGACTAGCTAGGTACCCAGCACACTCAGCATAATAGGCACCACATATTTGGCTCTCGCAAATGTGAAACACACCTTTACAGCAAATTTTGCTCCTGGGCATTTGCTAAGTTGAGTGCCCAGGAGCCAAATTCGCCCTGAACATAAAATCTCCCTGAACCTATTGAGCTAAAGTAATAGCCATTAGATACTTGTAAGCCAATTAACAATGCAATGCAGGACAAGTGTAGTTTAGCATTCTAATGGATTATTGCAGAACATACAACAGATGACCATCTTAACTACAAGGAACATGCAAGCTAAACACATCGTAATCTTAGCACAAATTTTCAGAACACTAAAGTacgaaaaaaaatcatgattggATGTTGAGACTAACCGCTTGAAGGCCTTCTCGCTCCAGCATCAGGATTGATTGGACATGCAACTGCACTGCAGCATATAGCTGCTTCTCTGCCATCAAGTTTTCGATTCGAGCAGGAACCTGTCAGATACTTTGTGTTAGAGATGGAATAACTCCCTCAAGTTTGGAATATAAAGAATGTTAAGGTTGGAAGTGGACACAAAGAGGTAAATAGTATAAGTATATAGGACCGCAAAGGTCAGAAATTAGATACATATACCAGTCCAAACGAGCCGAGCTCAGGCCTCAAACACTAGCTCACGAGGTCAAGCTACTTGTTCTTGACTTTTTCCCCATAAGTTTACCTCCCACATGTTTACCTCCCACATTTTCAAGCTAAGCTTGAGCTTTGGCCGAGCTGTTCTATAGGGCTTTATATTAAAGTAAAGTTACTCTACTTTTTCAAGCCGAGGTCAAGCTTTAGTAGTGCTTCTATATAAAATTTTACATTGAAGTGAAGTTTTTTAGATTACTCAAACCAAGCCCGAGCCCATCTCTAAGCTTTTTAGGGGAAATTTTCACAAAAAAGTACTTAACCTAATTAGGGGAATTTTTTTGTGCATAcaattatttggtgaaaaggTGCAAATATCATAGGACATCCATCCGAACCCGATCTAAGGCTCCTTGTTCAGGCAGGCAATCTCCCCCATTGACTCATACAGTTTTGTGAAAAATAACCTTCCCACTCTAGGGCATGCTCCTCACTGGCTCACCCCTAGGTCCCCAATCACATCCTCTCCAGATTTCAATCTCCGCTCCATTTTGGGAGCTAGTGTTTCAAGCTTCCTGTGCTCGCCGCCATTGTCGGTAGGCCCTCGTTACCACATTTTTACTATCCTTGCAATGGGAAAGCGCTGAGCTCGCCGCAAGCTTGTCCCCGTTGTCCTCAAACCCTTGCCCTGGTCATCGACACGACATGGGCACCAAGGCCAAATCCTCTACCATACACATGAACTTCGCTTGGCTGATTATGGTTTGTTTTGCTGCGAACGAATACCATGCCCTCTGATGGATTTTGTTCTTTCAATTATGGACTACATGCTTGAGCTATTAGCAACATGGATGTTTGGTGACAGCAGCCCACCAATCAAAAGGATCTGAGGAGTTCGAAAAGCTTGGAAGAATTGAAGGTGTTGCACTCTTCCATGATCAGACTTGTGCATACAATGATTTAAGCCACCATCTCACCACCTTATCTCTCTACCATCTCATCCATGACTTTAGTGTTTCCCGACCTTGGCTATGTGATTCACGCAATGATGGAAAGCTGAGCTTTTGTTAATTGTGTCATTTTTGTGTGAATGGTTCCGATTTGGTTTAGCCGTAACATTTAAGTTCAATTGTAGCTCATTTCTCTGTTGCATATTGTCacatcaaatattttttcttttaacaaATGGATAACCACATTAGAGAATGGTTGTGTTTAATCATGTAACATTCAATTGAGAAATGTACAAATTCCGGTGTTAATTGAAAAGTTTGAGTTTGTGTGCTTCATTTGTAACTAACCTATGAATGATTGATTGAGGTGTTAAATTTGAGTATCAATTCCAAGGTAGCACTAAACGTCGAAGTGTAGCTGAGTGCACTGCAATGCACTTAGTTTATGACAATGTTGTGGCTTAGCAAATTTGTGAACAGCACCAGGTTAAGGAATTTATCGGAATGAATTGTGATTCATGTTGGCATGATGCTGCTGCCATATGAACAGTGACATATTTGGTAGTGGTACTACTACTAAAGAACATCCAATTTTGCCTGTTCGAAACAGTAacaagctgtagcaaggatgaCAAATAGGTCATCATGAgtcaataaaaataattcagcaGTCGATCGCATAGTGATCAAATAAACTGATTGAACGTAGGAAGCAAAATATAGTCGAGCATTAGATTGACCCAACAAACTACGGTTCTTCCAAACAACATTATCCAAGGTCCTAAATGGCTTTTCAGAAGGTGGTATGTATATGCTGCACTTTATTTAACATGTTTCGAAAAAATGTTTTATTATGTTGGTCAGCTAGGATGGCATTTATGGTTGAAACTAGCCCATTTTTACATGTTCcatgaaaatattaaaatgttTCTTTTAGTTAAAAAATCACTTGTTTAGTTTAAATCTAAGTCTATAAATTATATCAGTTTCGCCTATAGCAACTGAACAAGATATTTATGACAATCAGTGTCCAAATCCCATATAACATAAGCTTGTCGCCAAGAGCACACAGTTGGAAAGAATGAAGCTTATGCACTGACCTTGGCGACATCCTCGACCTGATCCAAAAGGGAGAGCACATGGCGCAGCGTGAGGGACCGGTACCACAGCTGCCCAAGGTGCTTGTTCTTCCTGCCAAGCATCTTTTTGGCCTCCGCCATCTCCCCCTTGAGTCCGGTGATGCTCTCCGCAGACTCACTGAACAACCGCAGGATCTGCCATCGCGACACATAAACACAACAACTCCACTCAGCATGTTGACATAAATTGGACATGAACGAAGGTTTTGCCAGTGAAATAAAACAAAATGCGACGGTAGGTGGGCCGGACCGGACctgagagtagttctggatggcCTTGTTGAAGCCGTGGTGGTAAGCATGCACAACCTCGTCAACGACATCCTCGATGAGGTCGCTCTGCTCCTTGAGGAACTGGATCTCGCCCTCGCGGTCCTTGGAGGTCAGGATGTGCACGACGTGCGGCAGCGAGTCGAAACGTGCCGCCGCCCACCCCTCGTCGATCCGCGACAGCCCTTCCTTCAGGTACTGCACCCCCAGACGCGGGAAATTGGGATTTCCAACAACAATTCCGGGTCAGCATCCTGAACGAGGGACGACGGTAGGGAAGGGAAGAGGGAGAACTTACGGATTTGTCGGCCGGAATGGGGAGGCCTTCGAAGATGCCGCGGCTCATCGTCCCGGCGGTGAGGAGCGGCCGCGCGGGGAAGGTGCGAGATCTGAGGTGGTTGTGCGGTTTGGACTTGGAGGTTGGGTCGGGAGGGGTGAGAAGGAAGTATTAGGATCTGGGATCACCGataaaaagataatgatatgcctTGGAATGTTGTGGGGCGGCCACTGGTTCTACACCTTGGTTTCACGGACGAGTGGCACACGGACAGGAGATTAACAGGGACGGGAAGATCAGGTGGAGGGAGGTCGAGCTGGCCGCGACccgggccgccgtcgccgggtAATCTAGGTCTGGTAACCTGTTTCGTGCGGGAGAGCGGAGTGCCGGAGTCGggcaagggaggagaggaacGGGGTGCGAGCGACGGACCGAGTTTCCAATTTCTTATACTGGTGGCATAGTGCGGTAAATATCGTGCTTTGattttttgaaggaaaaataTCGTGATTTGATGGCACGGCGAGATTTTTTCAGTAAAAACGCACACACGCCTTACCACTAAACCCGTGTTTGGTGCTGTGTGCAGATCACGAGCAGCTTCCTCCCATTTTCCAAGCATGGGCATAAGCCGTTCCACGAGTTCTATTTTATAGCCTTTTGCAGAGTCTGGGTTAATCTGGGGGAGCACACAAATGAAGGTTAGGCACATAGCGTCCAATATTATCAATAGAtgatttcttaatttttctagGTTTTAACTCTGCCTCTTGACATCTTCTAAGCCCATGCAACATAGCATTTTGCTtgagaagaaaatgaaatacAAGATGAGATAAATGTATCACCTCTAGAGCAGCATTTGCATCACGAATTGCAGGAAGTGGTTTCTTCATTTTTATAAACACAGATGCTGGATAAGCATAAGAATTCCACAACATGATTAGTACTCGTTAGATGAGTAATGCATCATGCATAGGTGGTAACATTTGGTATTTATGGAGCATAAAATGCCTACCAATTACCTCTAGTACCATACATGATTGCTGAGAATGGATCCAACAGTATTGCTTTGGTAAGATGTTCAACAGCATATTCGAGCTTTCCTGTGATTACAAGACAAGTAATGCCACAAATTGGAGAATCAAACATAATCCAGATCGCAATAAGCCCAGAAAAGGATCGAGGAGGAAAAACAAGAGTACCTTTTGACGTTGCTTCCATAGCCTTGCCTTTTGCTTCTTGTGAGGCATCACGATTTTCTTCAGTCACCTCAACTGAACAACCTCCCATCTGCCATAGCAAAAACGGACTTAACAGCTCAATCAACTCTACATTTCCTTTGTAGTTTGTACAACTAATCAGGCCATCACGATCATGAGTAGACGAGACTTAGAATTCCACATGTTGGTGCCTAGAGAATTAACTAGAAAATTACGTGCCGTTGGTGCGTCGTGTAGCCTGTTGCTAAGCATAGTGATATaataaaaccaaaaaatagaATAGGAGGTACTTCAATAGCAATTGGACATCACTAAAGTTTAGCTGATGGGATATTTGTAGTTGGATATTTGTTTAGTACATGTTACAGGTGGACATATGATAGTATATAATTTCCAAAGTCGATTACTGAACTGCTCAAATTTAGCTTGAACGATTAAAAAAATCGGTACAAACAGTAGCAACAATCCCTGGTCATAGCACGAATGCAACTCCATTTCATTCTCATCATCTAGATCTTGTCCTACACGTTGATCATAGCATGTGTTAGGGGATTCGCTCAAGTCTACAAAGAGGTCCACTAAAAAGGTAACTTATGTAAAGGGCCCAAGAGACACCTTGTAATATTTGAACACCATCAAGGGTTGAAGATGAAATTTCACCTCTCCCCCTCACCTATATAAAAGATCCAAAAGATCAAGAGGTGGGAGATTGCTCTCACCtccacttctctctctcctccactcATCTCTCTCTACCTAAATAGAACCCCTTCGGCCCTGTAGGCGAACATGGTCCCCACGGCATGGATTAGGACAAAGCAGGAGCCAGAATAATACttggaaatgaaaaaaatgcaaaagaGAGAGTAATGTTTACGCTTGTCAACCATTTAACTTT
Protein-coding regions in this window:
- the LOC133895072 gene encoding FAM10 family protein At4g22670-like; this translates as MASKSELKTEDISADEMGGCSVEVTEENRDASQEAKGKAMEATSKGKLEYAVEHLTKAILLDPFSAIMYGTRASVFIKMKKPLPAIRDANAALEINPDSAKGYKIELVERLMPMLGKWEEAARDLHTAPNTGLVYKKLETRSVARTPFLSSLARLRHSALPHETGYQT